A window from Calditrichia bacterium encodes these proteins:
- a CDS encoding cytochrome c oxidase subunit 3 family protein — protein sequence MVAHKHPSDVIGAKIAMWMFLFTEVLLFGGLFIAYAVYRAKYPLDFHNAAIELNTALGGLNTLVLLTSSLTVAVSIEALQRGNRKLSIWMLVVTIVCAATFIVIKYFEWGHKFHIGLYPGSEELLSHSSGEYVFFSLYYVMTGLHGVHVLLGIAVLGTMLYFIARKPRDLEKMNYDILKPIRGKSRLAVVDEHGKELGNVLNIDGTTEYIEIKVISEPTADKINPRHIIQLENSGLYWHIVDVIWIFLFPLFYLIT from the coding sequence ATGGTTGCCCACAAACATCCCAGTGATGTTATCGGTGCAAAAATTGCGATGTGGATGTTCCTATTTACCGAAGTTCTGTTATTCGGCGGTTTATTTATCGCTTATGCCGTTTATCGAGCCAAATATCCGCTGGATTTTCATAATGCCGCAATCGAATTGAATACCGCATTGGGCGGGCTGAACACACTGGTTTTGTTGACCAGTAGCTTGACGGTGGCTGTATCTATCGAAGCATTACAGCGCGGTAATCGCAAGTTGTCCATCTGGATGCTGGTGGTTACGATTGTTTGCGCAGCAACGTTTATTGTCATCAAATATTTCGAATGGGGACACAAATTTCATATCGGGTTGTATCCCGGTTCGGAAGAACTGCTTTCCCACAGCAGTGGTGAATACGTATTTTTCAGCCTTTATTATGTAATGACAGGCTTGCACGGTGTTCACGTTTTGCTGGGTATAGCTGTTTTGGGCACGATGCTCTATTTTATCGCCCGGAAACCCCGCGATCTGGAAAAAATGAATTACGATATTTTAAAGCCGATTCGCGGAAAATCCCGGCTCGCCGTTGTCGATGAACATGGCAAAGAGCTTGGAAATGTGCTCAATATTGATGGCACTACCGAATATATCGAAATCAAAGTGATATCCGAGCCAACTGCGGATAAAATCAATCCGCGCCATATTATCCAGTTGGAAAACTCCGGCTTGTACTGGCACATTGTTGACGTCATCTGGATTTTCCTCTTCCCATTGTTTTATCTTATCACATGA
- a CDS encoding cytochrome C oxidase subunit IV family protein: MSQHSQHEHHSPGYGGYLVVWFALVVLTGITVVVAGVQLHALTVPVALGIAGFKTMLVVLYFMHIKYEPMLFKFMLVVCLITYVIFIGLTFSDFGFRPA; the protein is encoded by the coding sequence ATGTCTCAGCACAGTCAACATGAACATCATTCCCCGGGATACGGTGGATATCTGGTCGTTTGGTTTGCATTGGTCGTCCTGACCGGCATAACCGTGGTTGTTGCCGGTGTGCAACTCCATGCGCTGACGGTTCCGGTTGCATTGGGGATTGCCGGCTTTAAAACGATGCTCGTCGTTTTGTACTTCATGCACATTAAATACGAACCGATGCTTTTCAAATTCATGTTAGTGGTTTGTTTGATTACTTACGTGATATTTATCGGTCTGACATTTTCAGATTTCGGCTTCCGACCGGCATAA
- the coxB gene encoding cytochrome c oxidase subunit II, with protein sequence MGFTDTFNDTFAFVFWVSVVLMIAITFAMVYFMVRYHHSRNHQAEDIHGHFGLEVTWTVIPTILVMAMFYYGYVGYKEMDTIPEDAMVVETTGRMWSWAFKYDNGIETDTLVVPQGKAVRLNLGSTDVIHSFYIPAFKIKKDVVPGVNTTMWFQPDTAGTYDVFCAEYCGDRHSYMLTKLKVLPKAQYDNWYSTTGALFTSNSSASGSGEIGGNNSARGEMLVKTKGCAACHTFDGTTLLAPSLKGVYGKTETVITDGKERTVIVDEEYLIRSIKQPDADKVKGFDGVASVPMTQIELSDEEIAAIIDYLKELK encoded by the coding sequence ATGGGTTTTACAGACACATTCAATGATACTTTTGCATTTGTGTTCTGGGTGTCGGTAGTGTTGATGATTGCGATAACTTTTGCAATGGTGTATTTTATGGTTCGATATCACCATTCCCGCAATCATCAGGCCGAAGACATTCACGGACACTTCGGGCTCGAAGTAACCTGGACAGTCATCCCCACAATTCTGGTTATGGCCATGTTTTATTATGGCTATGTGGGCTACAAAGAAATGGATACAATTCCGGAAGATGCCATGGTTGTGGAAACCACCGGACGCATGTGGTCTTGGGCATTCAAATATGACAATGGCATTGAAACAGACACTCTGGTTGTGCCGCAAGGCAAAGCGGTTCGTCTTAACCTCGGCTCAACGGATGTGATTCACAGCTTCTATATTCCGGCATTCAAAATCAAAAAAGATGTGGTTCCCGGCGTGAATACCACAATGTGGTTTCAACCGGATACTGCTGGAACTTACGATGTTTTTTGCGCAGAATATTGCGGCGACCGGCATTCATATATGCTTACCAAGCTGAAAGTTTTGCCGAAAGCGCAATACGATAATTGGTACAGCACAACAGGTGCACTATTTACCAGCAATAGTTCAGCCAGCGGCAGCGGTGAGATCGGCGGAAATAACAGCGCCCGTGGCGAAATGTTAGTGAAAACAAAGGGTTGCGCTGCCTGCCATACCTTTGACGGCACAACGCTTTTAGCGCCTTCATTAAAAGGTGTTTATGGCAAAACTGAAACCGTGATTACCGACGGTAAAGAACGCACGGTAATAGTTGATGAGGAATACCTTATCCGTTCAATCAAGCAACCGGATGCTGACAAGGTTAAAGGCTTTGATGGCGTTGCTAGTGTTCCGATGACCCAGATCGAACTGTCCGACGAAGAAATTGCAGCAATCATCGATTATCTTAAAGAGTTAAAATGA
- a CDS encoding protoheme IX farnesyltransferase — translation MIQTYQAAGVREWAGIVIELSKIRISQLVAMSTILGYIMATGELSLFLVVPALGTFLLSCGSSALNQFQEWQYDSKMLRTRYRPIPSGRISPETGLKIAIALMVSGAVILGLFTNFTAFALGLFNILWYNGVYTPLKRKTAFAVIPGSLIGAIPPAIGWAASGRGLEHPQIMAIGLFFFIWQVPHFWLLILNLSEDYQRAGFPTLSNLFDQRQISRLTFMWTLATALSCLMIPLFGIGHSVVLHWLLYGAAFWLIWMSRELLSSSEKNGMFRAMFMRINIYMLVVMVFLSIDRLIV, via the coding sequence ATGATCCAAACGTATCAAGCTGCCGGTGTGCGCGAGTGGGCCGGCATCGTCATCGAACTGAGTAAAATCCGGATTTCCCAACTGGTCGCGATGTCGACTATTTTGGGTTATATTATGGCGACGGGTGAGTTATCATTGTTTCTCGTTGTTCCGGCGCTGGGCACATTCCTGCTTTCCTGCGGTTCCTCCGCACTCAATCAATTTCAGGAATGGCAATACGACAGCAAAATGCTGCGAACCCGGTATCGCCCGATTCCCTCCGGCCGTATTTCACCGGAAACCGGATTGAAAATCGCAATTGCGCTAATGGTCAGCGGCGCCGTAATTCTGGGGCTGTTTACCAATTTCACCGCATTTGCACTCGGCTTGTTCAACATCTTGTGGTATAATGGCGTTTACACGCCGTTAAAGCGCAAAACCGCGTTCGCTGTTATTCCCGGTTCGTTGATCGGCGCGATTCCGCCGGCGATCGGCTGGGCTGCCAGCGGCAGGGGATTGGAGCACCCACAAATTATGGCGATCGGGCTGTTCTTTTTTATCTGGCAGGTGCCGCATTTCTGGTTACTCATCCTCAATTTAAGCGAAGATTACCAACGCGCAGGTTTCCCGACACTCTCGAATTTGTTCGATCAGCGCCAGATTTCCCGGCTCACATTTATGTGGACACTGGCAACCGCGCTGTCATGTTTGATGATCCCGCTTTTCGGCATCGGGCATTCGGTTGTGTTGCACTGGTTGCTCTATGGCGCGGCGTTTTGGCTGATCTGGATGAGCAGGGAATTATTGAGTAGCAGTGAAAAAAACGGGATGTTTCGCGCCATGTTTATGCGCATCAATATTTACATGTTGGTGGTGATGGTTTTTCTGTCGATCGATCGGCTAATCGTTTGA
- the lpdA gene encoding dihydrolipoyl dehydrogenase — MDFDVVVIGSGPGGYVAAIRASQLGKKTAIIEKADLGGVCLNWGCIPTKALLRSAEVYEMMKHAKDYGLKVNDYSFDFESIVKRSRDVAGRQAKGVSFLMKKNKIETILGFGTLKDKHTIEVKNSDGETKTVTAENIILATGARARQFPGLEIDGDRVLSYREAMVMKKMPKSILVVGAGAIGVEFAYFFNALGAEVSIIEMLPNILPIEDEDVSKELEKSFKKAGIKIHTGTKVENLKKTKTSVTLTVSKDGKSEDLKAEYALMAIGVQGNIENLGLDAAGVQLTDKNWIKVNEYYQTSQPNIYAIGDINGPPWLAHVGSKEGILAAEHLAGHKVIPIDYNNIPGCTYCQPQVASVGLTEKKAREAGYELKIGKFPVRVNGKAQGMGELTGFVKIIYDAKYGEILGCHIIGPEATELITEVTLAKSIEATHAEVLHTIHPHPTLSEIIAEATHDALGEPIHL; from the coding sequence ATGGATTTTGATGTAGTGGTGATCGGCTCCGGCCCGGGTGGATATGTCGCAGCCATTCGTGCTTCCCAATTGGGTAAAAAAACAGCCATTATCGAAAAAGCGGATCTTGGCGGCGTTTGCCTGAACTGGGGATGTATCCCGACCAAAGCTTTATTGCGCAGTGCCGAAGTTTATGAGATGATGAAACACGCCAAAGATTACGGCTTAAAAGTCAACGATTACTCGTTCGATTTCGAAAGCATTGTAAAACGCAGCCGCGATGTTGCCGGACGACAGGCAAAAGGCGTTTCATTTTTGATGAAAAAAAATAAAATCGAAACCATTCTCGGTTTCGGTACCCTCAAAGATAAACATACGATTGAAGTAAAAAACAGCGACGGCGAAACCAAAACCGTCACCGCTGAAAACATTATTCTTGCGACCGGCGCGCGTGCACGGCAATTTCCCGGCTTGGAAATTGATGGCGATCGCGTGCTCAGCTATCGCGAAGCGATGGTCATGAAAAAAATGCCCAAATCCATTTTGGTTGTGGGCGCCGGTGCAATCGGCGTTGAATTCGCGTATTTTTTTAACGCGCTCGGTGCGGAAGTGAGCATCATCGAAATGCTGCCGAATATTCTGCCCATCGAAGATGAAGATGTATCCAAAGAACTGGAAAAATCGTTCAAAAAAGCGGGCATAAAAATTCACACCGGCACCAAAGTTGAAAACTTGAAAAAAACCAAAACCAGCGTAACGCTGACAGTCAGCAAAGACGGCAAGTCTGAAGATCTGAAAGCAGAATACGCGTTGATGGCCATCGGTGTTCAGGGTAACATCGAAAATCTGGGATTGGACGCTGCCGGCGTTCAGTTGACCGACAAAAACTGGATCAAAGTAAACGAATATTACCAGACCAGTCAGCCGAATATTTACGCCATCGGCGATATCAACGGTCCGCCGTGGCTGGCGCATGTCGGCTCAAAAGAGGGTATTCTGGCAGCGGAACACCTCGCCGGACATAAGGTAATTCCGATCGATTACAATAATATTCCCGGCTGCACTTATTGCCAGCCGCAGGTTGCCTCGGTCGGTTTAACCGAGAAAAAAGCGCGGGAAGCCGGATACGAACTGAAAATTGGTAAATTCCCGGTTCGCGTGAACGGCAAAGCGCAGGGAATGGGCGAACTCACCGGATTTGTGAAAATAATTTATGACGCCAAATATGGCGAAATTCTCGGTTGCCACATCATCGGGCCGGAAGCGACGGAATTGATCACGGAAGTAACGCTGGCAAAATCCATCGAAGCGACCCATGCGGAAGTGTTGCACACCATACACCCGCACCCGACACTCAGCGAAATTATCGCGGAAGCAACCCACGATGCGCTCGGCGAACCGATTCATTTGTAA
- the lipB gene encoding lipoyl(octanoyl) transferase LipB, which yields MQKSGTNETKQSPKALWLIDLGNCGYRQVWTFQQRLQRLRIEQRIPDVLIFVEHPPVYTIGKNGTENHVIAPSQFLNQQGIEVIPVDRGGDVTYHGPGQLVGYPIFDLHQHRKSVSFYMRQLEEVFIDVLKLWDITGERSDGYTGVWIRNEKIVALGVRISRWVTMHGFAFNIDPDLSHYNGIIPCGIFHMGVTSLSQQLGYSVELQDVKKHVVTSFLKLFEFAEVRNIAVDSDAVMTAPEAVADSLCSMQEMPNFIEQENMQ from the coding sequence ATGCAAAAATCCGGCACAAACGAAACAAAACAATCACCGAAAGCGCTCTGGCTGATCGATCTCGGCAACTGCGGATATCGTCAGGTCTGGACGTTTCAGCAGCGGTTGCAGCGGCTGCGGATTGAACAGCGCATTCCCGATGTGCTGATATTTGTGGAACATCCGCCGGTGTACACCATCGGGAAAAACGGCACGGAAAATCATGTGATTGCCCCGTCGCAATTTCTCAATCAACAGGGAATCGAAGTGATTCCGGTTGATCGCGGCGGCGATGTCACTTATCACGGACCGGGACAGTTGGTTGGCTATCCGATTTTCGATTTGCATCAGCACCGAAAAAGCGTATCTTTTTATATGCGCCAGCTTGAGGAAGTGTTTATCGATGTGTTGAAATTGTGGGATATCACCGGCGAGCGCAGCGACGGCTACACGGGTGTCTGGATTCGCAATGAAAAGATAGTGGCGCTGGGTGTCCGGATTTCGCGTTGGGTAACCATGCACGGATTTGCATTTAATATCGATCCAGATTTATCGCATTATAACGGGATCATCCCATGCGGCATTTTCCACATGGGCGTAACGTCGTTGAGTCAACAACTTGGATATTCTGTTGAGCTGCAAGATGTCAAAAAACATGTGGTTACATCATTTCTCAAATTATTCGAATTTGCTGAAGTCCGCAACATTGCGGTCGATAGCGATGCAGTGATGACTGCGCCGGAAGCGGTTGCCGACAGTTTGTGCAGCATGCAGGAAATGCCAAATTTTATAGAACAGGAGAACATGCAATGA
- the sucB gene encoding 2-oxoglutarate dehydrogenase, E2 component, dihydrolipoamide succinyltransferase: protein MKVDVLMPKLGESITEGTVVKWWKQPGDFVKKDETLLEISTDKVDSEIPSPYEGVLVEIKASENDTVEVDGVIAIIDTEASGAAAKTDAPAEPKKAAEDQKPKPAEKPVEATDSSSNGKSSGGEVVEVEMPKLGESITEGSIVKWWKQVGDAVKKDETLLEISTDKVDSEIPSPYEGTITEILAKEGDTVQVGSVIAKISSGASVGSAGKPAAPAPEKSTDTNGASPEAVTEAAQSTDSRDVSRSKGGKFFSPLVRSIARTEGVSIDELENISGTGVDGRVTKKDILNYIESGRTVSRPAAPSAPEKTAAQPKAAPAKPAAAPQPAAVQQPMPSLDDVQQKFEGKRAEVLPMDNIRKRIADHMVMSKHTSPHVYGVAEVDFTNALSLVTKNRESWQQREKMKLTVNPLILYSVAKALTDFPDINASVEGHNIVKYNYSNIGMAVATDRGLLVPVLKNADEMNFRGVARNAYDLAIRTRDRKLKPDEVTGATFTVTNYGVFGNVIGFPIINQPNVAILGVGAIKKRPVVLETEHGDIIAIRQIGYMTLSYDHRIVDGELGDKFLQRVREYLENFQEDWL, encoded by the coding sequence ATGAAAGTTGATGTGCTAATGCCAAAGCTCGGCGAAAGCATCACGGAAGGCACCGTTGTAAAATGGTGGAAGCAGCCGGGCGACTTCGTGAAAAAAGATGAAACGTTGCTGGAAATTTCCACTGATAAAGTGGATTCTGAAATCCCCAGCCCTTACGAAGGGGTTTTGGTGGAAATAAAAGCATCGGAAAACGATACGGTTGAAGTAGATGGCGTCATCGCCATTATCGATACGGAAGCCAGTGGTGCGGCAGCAAAAACCGACGCCCCGGCAGAGCCGAAAAAAGCAGCAGAAGACCAAAAGCCCAAACCGGCAGAAAAGCCTGTTGAAGCGACAGATTCCTCCAGCAACGGCAAATCTTCCGGCGGCGAGGTTGTCGAAGTGGAGATGCCAAAACTGGGTGAAAGCATCACCGAAGGTTCCATCGTAAAATGGTGGAAACAAGTGGGCGATGCTGTGAAAAAAGATGAAACGCTGCTGGAAATTTCCACGGACAAAGTGGATTCCGAAATTCCCAGCCCGTACGAAGGCACAATTACTGAAATTCTTGCCAAAGAAGGCGATACCGTTCAGGTTGGCAGTGTTATTGCGAAAATCAGCTCCGGTGCATCCGTCGGCAGCGCAGGCAAACCTGCCGCGCCAGCTCCGGAAAAATCGACAGATACCAACGGCGCCAGCCCGGAAGCAGTAACCGAAGCTGCCCAATCGACAGATTCGCGTGATGTTTCGCGGAGCAAAGGCGGGAAGTTTTTCTCACCGTTGGTTCGCAGCATCGCCCGCACCGAAGGTGTTTCGATAGACGAGCTGGAAAATATTTCCGGAACCGGTGTGGACGGACGTGTCACTAAAAAAGATATCCTCAATTATATTGAGTCGGGCAGAACCGTAAGCCGTCCGGCAGCGCCTTCCGCCCCGGAAAAAACCGCGGCACAGCCGAAGGCAGCCCCGGCAAAACCGGCTGCAGCACCGCAACCGGCAGCCGTTCAGCAACCCATGCCGTCGCTGGATGACGTTCAGCAAAAATTCGAAGGCAAACGCGCCGAAGTCCTGCCGATGGACAATATCCGCAAACGCATTGCCGATCACATGGTGATGAGCAAACATACTTCGCCGCACGTTTACGGCGTTGCAGAAGTGGATTTTACCAACGCACTATCGCTGGTGACCAAAAATCGCGAAAGCTGGCAACAGCGCGAAAAAATGAAGCTGACGGTCAACCCGCTGATTTTGTATTCCGTGGCCAAAGCGCTCACCGATTTCCCGGACATCAACGCATCGGTGGAAGGACATAATATTGTAAAATATAATTATTCGAACATCGGGATGGCTGTGGCAACCGATCGCGGATTGCTGGTGCCCGTCCTCAAAAATGCAGATGAAATGAATTTTCGCGGTGTTGCGCGAAATGCATATGATTTGGCGATCCGCACCCGCGACCGCAAACTGAAGCCCGACGAAGTAACTGGCGCAACCTTTACTGTTACCAATTACGGCGTGTTCGGAAACGTGATCGGTTTCCCGATCATCAACCAGCCGAACGTAGCGATTTTGGGTGTTGGTGCCATCAAAAAACGCCCGGTTGTTCTGGAAACCGAACACGGTGATATCATCGCGATTCGCCAGATTGGTTACATGACGCTGTCTTACGATCACCGGATTGTCGATGGCGAACTGGGTGACAAATTCCTGCAGCGCGTTCGTGAATATCTGGAAAACTTCCAGGAAGACTGGCTGTAG
- the lipA gene encoding lipoyl synthase, whose amino-acid sequence MERKRTRPDWLKVKFSVNESYKDMLELVRENNLHTVCQEARCPNQSECWGKGTATLMILGDTCTRSCGFCAVKTGRPTGYDRHEPYRVGQAVRLMNLNHVVITSVNRDELKDQGSEVWAETILQIRKQSPKTSVEVLIPDFKGVWEPLKTVIDAHPDILAHNTETVPRLHRRVRPQAKYARSLEVLEKSKHNGMVTKTGIMVGLGETREEIIDLMRDLAAIQVDIFTIGQYLQPTKRHLPVERFVHPDEFAEYKKIGEELGIKHVESGPLVRSSYHAEEQVETMRQGPCGTPTPSVI is encoded by the coding sequence ATGGAGCGGAAACGCACCCGGCCAGATTGGCTGAAAGTAAAATTTTCCGTTAACGAGAGTTACAAAGACATGCTGGAACTCGTTCGGGAAAACAATTTGCACACAGTTTGCCAGGAAGCCCGTTGCCCGAATCAAAGCGAATGCTGGGGTAAAGGCACCGCAACATTGATGATTTTGGGCGATACCTGCACTCGCTCCTGCGGCTTTTGTGCCGTCAAAACCGGTCGTCCGACGGGATATGACCGGCATGAACCGTATCGCGTGGGGCAGGCTGTTCGATTGATGAATTTGAATCACGTGGTCATCACCTCCGTGAACCGTGATGAGCTGAAAGATCAGGGTTCGGAAGTTTGGGCGGAAACCATTCTGCAAATCCGCAAGCAATCCCCCAAAACATCGGTGGAAGTGCTGATTCCCGATTTTAAAGGCGTTTGGGAACCCCTGAAAACGGTGATCGACGCGCACCCGGATATTCTGGCGCATAACACGGAAACGGTTCCGCGATTGCACCGCCGGGTTCGCCCTCAGGCAAAATACGCCCGTTCGCTGGAAGTGCTCGAAAAATCCAAACATAACGGGATGGTTACCAAAACCGGCATCATGGTTGGACTTGGTGAGACCCGGGAGGAAATTATTGATCTGATGCGCGATCTGGCTGCAATTCAGGTAGATATTTTTACGATCGGACAATATTTGCAACCCACCAAAAGGCACCTTCCGGTGGAGCGTTTTGTGCACCCGGACGAATTTGCCGAATACAAAAAAATCGGTGAGGAATTGGGTATCAAACACGTTGAATCCGGACCGCTGGTGCGCAGTTCCTACCATGCGGAAGAGCAGGTTGAGACGATGCGACAAGGTCCCTGCGGAACGCCCACACCATCGGTTATTTAA
- a CDS encoding Re/Si-specific NAD(P)(+) transhydrogenase subunit alpha, whose translation MKVGVLKETFPDERRVALVPAGVTILKKSGLDVEVEAGSGNAAGFTDDEYRDKGAEIIADRNAILSNADILLQVRGYGANPEFGKNDLKSSKPGQIVIGFQEPLTAKAEMSAYAEHKLTVFATELVPRITRAQSMDTLSSMANLAGYKAVLLAANYLPKIFPMMMTAAGTIVAAKVLIVGVGVAGLQAIATARRLGAIVHAYDIRPAVKEQVLSLGAKFVEMELEAGDAETSGGYAKAMDEEFYRKQRELMTKVVSESDVVITTAAIPGKKAPILVTEDMVKHMHPRSVIVDLAAERGGNCEITVPGEVVEKHGVTIVGTANLPSELAYNASQAYSKNLTNFVALLVKKGELEINMEDEIIAESMVTRDGAIVNNKVKEALQL comes from the coding sequence ATGAAAGTAGGCGTTCTGAAAGAGACATTTCCTGACGAACGACGGGTAGCTCTTGTTCCTGCCGGTGTAACAATCCTAAAAAAATCTGGTTTGGATGTTGAAGTTGAAGCTGGTTCAGGTAATGCCGCCGGTTTCACCGACGATGAATATCGCGACAAAGGGGCTGAAATTATCGCCGATCGCAACGCGATTTTATCCAATGCGGATATTTTGTTACAGGTGCGCGGATATGGTGCGAATCCCGAATTCGGAAAGAATGATCTCAAAAGCAGCAAGCCCGGTCAAATTGTGATTGGGTTTCAGGAACCGTTAACCGCAAAAGCCGAAATGAGCGCGTATGCAGAGCATAAGCTGACGGTATTTGCAACAGAGTTGGTTCCGCGTATTACCCGCGCTCAAAGTATGGATACGCTGTCTTCGATGGCGAACCTCGCCGGTTACAAAGCTGTGTTGCTGGCTGCAAACTACCTCCCCAAAATTTTTCCGATGATGATGACTGCCGCGGGGACAATTGTCGCTGCAAAAGTTTTGATCGTTGGTGTCGGCGTTGCCGGATTGCAAGCGATTGCTACCGCACGGCGATTGGGTGCGATTGTGCATGCATACGATATTCGTCCTGCTGTAAAAGAGCAGGTGCTGAGCCTCGGCGCCAAATTTGTTGAAATGGAACTGGAAGCCGGCGATGCAGAAACATCTGGCGGATACGCCAAAGCGATGGACGAGGAATTCTATCGCAAACAGCGTGAACTGATGACCAAGGTTGTTTCCGAAAGCGATGTGGTAATTACCACCGCTGCAATCCCCGGTAAAAAAGCACCGATTTTGGTGACGGAAGATATGGTCAAACATATGCATCCGCGATCAGTGATTGTCGATCTCGCTGCCGAGCGTGGCGGAAACTGCGAAATTACAGTTCCGGGCGAAGTCGTTGAAAAACATGGTGTTACGATTGTCGGCACAGCAAACTTGCCATCTGAACTGGCATACAATGCCAGCCAGGCTTACTCCAAAAACCTGACTAATTTTGTTGCACTTTTGGTGAAAAAAGGTGAGTTGGAAATCAACATGGAAGATGAAATTATCGCAGAAAGCATGGTCACTCGCGATGGTGCAATAGTAAATAACAAGGTAAAAGAAGCGCTTCAGCTTTAA
- a CDS encoding NAD(P) transhydrogenase subunit alpha, with product MDLISALTVFVLAIYVGFEVITKVPPTLHTPLMSGSNAISGITLVGAVIATGVMLHPDVASTYILGYSLTNILGFLAVVFATINVVGGFMVTHRMLEMFKKKD from the coding sequence ATGGACTTAATATCAGCTCTAACGGTTTTTGTTTTGGCGATTTATGTCGGATTCGAAGTCATTACAAAGGTCCCACCAACATTACACACACCGCTGATGTCCGGTTCTAATGCAATTTCGGGCATTACTTTGGTTGGGGCAGTCATTGCAACCGGAGTAATGCTTCATCCGGATGTCGCTTCTACATATATCCTGGGGTATTCGCTGACGAATATTCTTGGATTTCTTGCAGTTGTTTTTGCGACGATAAACGTTGTTGGCGGTTTTATGGTAACCCACCGAATGTTGGAAATGTTCAAAAAGAAGGACTAA
- a CDS encoding NAD(P)(+) transhydrogenase (Re/Si-specific) subunit beta → MPSAFINITYLVASVLFIMGLKGLTHPRTAVRGNILGAFGMGLAVLVTLSQGNLSFELIIAGIVIGSAIGAVLAVKIEMTAMPQLVAVFNGFGGGASVLVAGAELVNPEAAPILQSLVAIMLSGLIGAITFWGSLVAFAKLQGVVVPDQPVRYPGEQIVKVLLLVGSIVLSVIVVMDPSAVNMYWIMVAIASVLGVLLVIAIGGADMPVVVALLNSYSGLAAAATGFVLSNSVLIIAGSLVGASGLILTNIMCKAMNRSLTNVLFGGFGAVSQVSKGDDIYGGKVKSTSPEELAMLLETASRVVVVPGYGMAVAQAQHAVRDLFNFLESKDISCEFAIHPVAGRMPGHMNVLLAEADIPYDKLVEMDDINPTMQQVDVAIVLGANDVVNPLAKTDPTSPIAGMPIIDVDKARTAVIIKRSLSAGFAGIPNPLFAADNALMLFGDGKKVIQELVSALKENA, encoded by the coding sequence ATGCCAAGTGCATTTATAAACATTACTTACCTTGTCGCTTCGGTCCTGTTTATTATGGGACTTAAAGGTCTGACACACCCTCGTACAGCTGTTCGGGGAAATATTTTGGGCGCTTTTGGGATGGGACTGGCAGTATTGGTCACATTATCTCAAGGAAATTTGAGTTTTGAATTAATTATCGCGGGCATCGTGATCGGTTCGGCTATTGGCGCTGTGCTGGCTGTTAAGATTGAAATGACCGCTATGCCCCAACTCGTTGCTGTATTTAACGGTTTTGGCGGTGGTGCATCGGTTTTGGTTGCCGGTGCGGAACTGGTGAATCCGGAGGCTGCGCCAATTCTGCAATCGTTGGTAGCAATTATGCTATCCGGTTTGATTGGTGCCATTACTTTTTGGGGTAGTTTGGTCGCTTTTGCCAAGCTGCAAGGGGTGGTTGTGCCGGATCAGCCGGTGCGTTATCCCGGTGAGCAAATTGTAAAAGTGCTGCTACTTGTCGGATCGATAGTACTTAGCGTAATCGTCGTTATGGATCCCAGCGCAGTTAATATGTATTGGATCATGGTGGCAATTGCTTCCGTTCTTGGCGTATTGCTGGTAATTGCCATCGGCGGAGCCGATATGCCTGTGGTTGTTGCTTTGTTGAACTCGTATTCCGGTTTGGCTGCGGCTGCTACCGGCTTTGTGCTTTCCAATAGTGTGTTAATTATTGCCGGATCTTTGGTTGGAGCATCTGGATTGATCCTTACAAATATCATGTGCAAAGCAATGAACCGCTCATTAACAAATGTGTTGTTTGGCGGTTTTGGTGCGGTCTCCCAAGTTTCCAAAGGCGACGATATTTACGGCGGTAAAGTAAAATCGACATCTCCCGAAGAATTGGCAATGCTATTAGAGACAGCCAGTCGAGTGGTTGTCGTTCCGGGATATGGTATGGCTGTTGCTCAAGCTCAGCATGCCGTTCGAGATCTGTTCAATTTTCTTGAATCGAAAGACATTTCCTGTGAATTTGCAATTCACCCGGTTGCTGGTCGTATGCCCGGACACATGAATGTGCTGTTAGCTGAAGCGGATATTCCATATGACAAGCTGGTTGAGATGGACGATATTAATCCAACCATGCAACAGGTCGATGTTGCCATTGTGCTCGGCGCAAATGATGTGGTCAATCCGCTGGCAAAAACAGATCCGACAAGTCCGATCGCCGGAATGCCAATTATCGATGTTGATAAAGCGAGAACTGCTGTTATTATCAAACGTAGTTTGAGCGCCGGTTTTGCCGGAATTCCTAATCCGCTTTTTGCCGCAGACAATGCATTAATGTTGTTTGGGGATGGAAAAAAAGTAATTCAGGAATTAGTGAGTGCTTTAAAGGAAAATGCATAA